A part of Ziziphus jujuba cultivar Dongzao chromosome 8, ASM3175591v1 genomic DNA contains:
- the LOC107413664 gene encoding elongation factor 1-alpha, which yields MGKEKVHINIVVIGHVDSGKSTTTGHLIYKLGGIDKRVIERFEKEAAEMNKRSFKYAWVLDKLKAERERGITIDIALWKFETTKYYCTVIDAPGHRDFIKNMITGTSQADCAVLIIDSTTGGFEAGISKDGQTREHALLAFTLGVRQMICCCNKMDATTPKYSKARYDEIVKEVSSYLKKVGYNPEKIPFVPISGFEGDNMIERSTNLDWYKGPTLLEALDQLNEPKRPSDKPLRLPLQDVYKIGGIGTVPVGRVETGILKPGMVVTFGPTGLTTEVKSVEMHHEALQEALPGDNVGFNVKNVAVKDLKRGYVASNSKDDPAKEAANFTAQVIIMNHPGQIGNGYAPVLDCHTSHIAVKFSEILTKIDRRSGKELEKEPKFLKNGDAGFVKMIPTKPMVVETFSEYPPLGRFAVRDMRQTVAVGVIKSVEKKDPSGAKVTKSAAKKK from the exons ATGGGTAAGGAGAAGGTTCACATTAACATTGTGGTCATTGGTCATGTCGACTCTGGTAAGTCGACCACTACTGGCCATTTGATCTACAAGCTAGGAGGTATTGATAAGCGTGTTATTGAGAGGTTTGAAAAGGAGGCTGCTGAGATGAACAAGAGATCTTTCAAGTATGCCTGGGTGCTTGACAAGCTCAAGGCTGAACGTGAGCGTGGTATTACCATTGACATTGCCCTGTGGAAATTTGAGACCACCAAATACTACTGCACTGTCATTGATGCACCTGGACATCGTGATTTCATCAAGAACATGATTACTGGAACTTCCCAGGCTGACTGTGCTGTCCTTATCATTGACTCCACCACTGGTGGTTTTGAAGCTGGTATTTCCAAGGATGGACAAACCCGTGAGCATGCCCTCCTCGCTTTCACTCTTGGTGTCAGACAAATGATTTGTTGCTGTAACAAG ATGGATGCCACTACTCCCAAGTACTCAAAGGCAAGGTACGATGAAATTGTGAAGGAAGTTTCTTCCTACCTGAAGAAGGTTGGTTACAACCCTGAGAAGATTCCATTTGTCCCCATCTCTGGATTTGAGGGTGACAACATGATTGAGCGATCCACCAATCTTGACTGGTATAAGGGTCCGACCTTGCTTGAGGCTCTTGACCAGTTAAATGAGCCCAAGAGGCCCTCAGACAAGCCTCTCCGTCTCCCACTTCAGGATGTCTACAAGATTGGAGGCATTGGAACTGTACCAGTGGGACGAGTGGAGACAGGTATCCTCAAGCCTGGTATGGTTGTAACTTTTGGCCCGACTGGATTGACCACTGAAGTTAAGTCAGTGGAGATGCACCATGAGGCACTCCAGGAGGCTCTTCCAGGTGACAATGTTGGCTTCAATGTGAAGAATGTTGCTGTCAAGGATTTGAAGCGTGGTTATGTTGCCTCAAATTCCAAGGATGATCCTGCCAAGGAGGCAGCCAACTTTACCGCCCAGGTTATTATCATGAACCACCCTGGCCAGATCGGAAATGGTTATGCCCCTGTCCTTGATTGCCACACCTCCCACATTGCTGTCAAGTTTTCTGAGATTTTGACCAAGATCGATAGGCGATCTGGCAAGGAGCTTGAGAAGGAGCCCAAGTTTTTGAAGAACGGTGATGCTGGATTTGTTAAGATGATTCCTACCAAGCCCATGGTGGTGGAAACTTTCTCTGAGTATCCCCCACTTGGTCGTTTTGCTGTCAGGGACATGCGTCAGACGGTGGCTGTTGGAGTCATCAAGAGTGTTGAGAAGAAGGATCCCTCCGGTGCCAAGGTGACCAAATCAGCAGCCAAGAAGAAGTGA
- the LOC107413655 gene encoding uncharacterized protein LOC107413655 — MARAALLQLVRSHSKHLPSTYLLPGYHSCGSGKWAQSLNTRISSGSYIQSNAFQKRWASHATAKEDDGRISIGPRKGGDAGEDEKDSGIAYHGPISSTIKKVKLLSLSTCCLSVSLGPVITFMTSPDMNVIFKGAVASSVIFISASTTAALHWFVSPYIHKLRWKPGSDSFEVEMLSWLATPIPRTLKFADIRLPETNRPFVTFKANDNFYFVDAEHCHNKALLARLTPKKATRESAFKNL, encoded by the exons atgGCAAGAGCGGCTCTCCTCCAGTTGGTGCGATCACACTCCAAGCACCTTCCATCCACATACCTTCTTCCAG GCTACCATTCTTGTGGGAGTGGAAAATGGGCACAGAGCCTGAATACCCGAATTAGTTCCGGTTCTTACATCCAGAGCAATGCCTTCCAGAAAAGATGGGCTTCACATGCCACGGCAAAGGAAGATGACGGCAGGATCAGCATCGGACCACGTAAAGGAGGAGATGCTGGGGAGGATGAGAAAGACTCTGGGATCGCTTACCATGGCCCAATTTCATCCACCATAAAGAAAGTTAAGCTTCTCTCACTTTCAACCTGCTGCCTCTCTGTATCACTAGGCCCTGTCATTACATTCATGACATCACCTGATATGAATGTGATATTTAAGGGTGCAGTGGCATCTTCAGTAATATTCATCAGTGCTTCTACCACCGCAGCCCTTCACTGGTTTGTAAGCCCCTACATTCACAAGTTGAGATGGAAACCTGGTTCAGACAGTTTTGAAGTGGAGATGTTGTCATGGTTAGCCACACCAATACCAAGGACTCTGAAGTTTGCTGATATCCGGCTACCAGAGACCAATAGACCTTTTGTGACATTTAAGGCCAATGACAATTTCTACTTTGTAGATGCAGAGCACTGTCACAACAAGGCATTGCTAGCTAGACTGACCCCTAAGAAAGCAACTCGCGAGTCGGCTTTTAAAAATTTGTGA
- the LOC112490955 gene encoding uncharacterized protein LOC112490955: MEIDYNSAIFNNLQQTPQVCFEEEEEDVLSLCNFTLHDADQDDPISSLPDHPDFPSSSSSSSSPDDDFAFSVDIESEQTQSPALDRNNHVVLVFGKSIPCRKPVVNVPTTSFQERRFDDPFCLKSESFDILRGPRSQFSTRSNSVRLPETGNCRYGQSSGSARKHKVLIGLVKFPSRMELGDIKKRQDRRPPVPMFPVVENCQPALASGSGSGGGKGHWGGLFRPLRFRSHLVGALAKTSFGCLPRV, from the coding sequence ATGGAAATTGATTACAACTCCGCCATTTTTAATAATCTCCAACAAACCCCGCAAGTCTGctttgaagaggaagaagaagacgtACTCTCTCTCTGCAATTTCACTCTCCACGACGCCGATCAAGACGACCCCATTTCATCTCTTCCTGATCACCCAGACtttccctcttcttcttcttcttcttcttctccggaTGATGATTTTGCATTCTCCGTTGATATAGAAAGCGAACAAACCCAGAGCCCTGCTCTTGATCGAAATAACCACGTCGTTTTAGTCTTTGGGAAATCCATACCTTGTAGAAAACCAGTTGTTAATGTTCCAACGACGTCGTTCCAGGAGCGCCGTTTTGATGACCCGTTTTGTTTGAAATCCGAGTCTTTCGACATTTTGAGAGGCCCGCGCTCCCAATTCTCGACTCGTTCAAACTCCGTCCGGTTACCGGAGACCGGGAATTGCCGGTACGGCCAGTCGAGTGGCTCTGCTAGGAAGCATAAGGTTTTGATTGGACTGGTCAAGTTTCCGTCGCGGATGGAACTCGGCGATATCAAGAAAAGGCAGGATCGCCGTCCTCCTGTGCCGATGTTCCCGGTGGTTGAGAACTGTCAACCGGCTCTAGCCAGTGGTAGTGGCAGTGGAGGAGGAAAAGGGCACTGGGGGGGTCTGTTCCGGCCGTTGAGATTCAGATCCCATCTCGTCGGCGCGTTGGCGAAAACCTCCTTTGGTTGCCTGCCGCGCGTGTGA